In the genome of Pseudomonas protegens, one region contains:
- a CDS encoding LysR family transcriptional regulator has translation MTVSETFHSQLHRVQTFLAVVDFGSYTRAAQYLGISKAMASLHIKALEQALASTLLVRTTRQVTLTETGQDLYDEFKGIVANIDTAFDNVLHGRNRVSGKLRISSTAEYAETFVLPILPLFTARYPEVRLSYHFNSSLNDLVAEKLDLVIRLGHLADSGFKGRKLSDYAIALVASPALLEGRELQQIEDLSALPWIGNSNLAGPPSWTFNHPRRGAVEVKVGPGHESNSATAIRALALAGLGLAVLPEWMILDDLGSGRLVRVLPQYGLATQPVHVLFPNSAHLPRKSRVFIDFLAEHLGR, from the coding sequence TTGACAGTGAGCGAGACTTTTCACAGCCAGTTGCACCGGGTGCAGACCTTCCTCGCGGTGGTCGACTTCGGTTCCTACACCCGCGCCGCGCAGTACCTTGGCATTAGCAAAGCCATGGCCAGCCTGCATATCAAGGCCCTGGAGCAGGCACTGGCGAGCACCTTGCTGGTGCGCACCACGCGGCAGGTGACCCTGACCGAAACCGGCCAGGATCTCTACGACGAATTCAAGGGGATTGTCGCCAATATCGACACGGCCTTCGACAACGTGCTGCATGGGCGCAACCGGGTCAGCGGCAAGTTGCGCATCAGTTCCACGGCGGAGTACGCCGAGACTTTCGTGCTGCCGATCCTGCCACTGTTCACCGCGCGCTACCCCGAGGTGCGCCTGAGCTATCACTTCAATTCATCGCTGAATGATCTGGTCGCGGAAAAGCTCGACCTGGTGATCCGCCTCGGCCATCTGGCGGACTCGGGATTCAAGGGGCGCAAGCTTTCGGACTACGCCATTGCCCTGGTGGCCAGCCCGGCGCTGCTCGAGGGCCGGGAGTTGCAGCAGATCGAGGATCTGAGCGCATTGCCGTGGATCGGCAACAGCAATCTGGCCGGGCCGCCCAGCTGGACCTTCAACCATCCGCGCCGTGGCGCGGTGGAGGTGAAGGTCGGCCCCGGGCACGAATCCAACTCGGCGACGGCGATTCGCGCCCTGGCCCTGGCTGGCCTGGGGCTGGCGGTGCTGCCGGAGTGGATGATCCTCGACGACCTGGGCAGCGGCCGCCTGGTGCGGGTCCTGCCGCAGTACGGCCTGGCCACGCAGCCGGTGCATGTGCTGTTTCCCAACAGCGCGCACCTGCCGCGCAAATCCCGGGTGTTCATCGATTTTCTCGCCGAGCATCTGGGGCGTTGA
- a CDS encoding RNA polymerase sigma factor, translated as MAAADDTQLLERLLAGEQKAYKELVSTYQSAMRAVAYAIVGNRHADEVVQDAWLSVVRNLSGFQGRSSLKTWLLTITANAAKGRYKQNRREVLLDDLPAPHGTVGDERFSSSDGHWLVAPFAWHEDTPEALLTESELRECLEHTLLSLSELQSSVLLLRERQGLELEEICNLLGLTLSNVRVLLHRARLKVFATVEHFEETGQC; from the coding sequence ATGGCTGCTGCTGATGACACGCAACTGCTAGAGCGCCTGTTGGCGGGCGAACAAAAGGCTTACAAGGAACTGGTCAGCACCTACCAGAGCGCCATGCGCGCGGTGGCTTACGCGATTGTCGGCAATCGTCACGCCGATGAAGTGGTGCAGGACGCCTGGCTGTCGGTGGTGCGCAATCTGTCGGGCTTTCAGGGGCGTTCCAGCCTCAAGACCTGGCTGCTGACCATCACCGCCAACGCGGCCAAGGGCCGCTATAAACAGAATCGCCGGGAAGTCTTGCTCGATGATCTGCCCGCGCCTCACGGCACCGTGGGCGATGAGCGTTTCTCTTCCAGCGATGGCCACTGGCTGGTGGCGCCTTTCGCCTGGCACGAAGACACCCCCGAAGCCCTGCTGACCGAGTCCGAGCTGCGCGAGTGTCTGGAACACACCCTGCTCAGCCTCTCGGAACTGCAAAGCAGCGTCCTGCTGCTGCGCGAGCGCCAGGGCCTGGAGCTGGAAGAAATCTGTAATCTTTTGGGGCTCACGCTCTCCAATGTCCGGGTGCTGTTGCATCGGGCACGTCTGAAGGTCTTCGCCACCGTGGAGCATTTTGAGGAAACCGGCCAATGCTGA
- a CDS encoding DUF4440 domain-containing protein — MPNSIIEQAQHSVQRIHQLIHRVFSNQQGDAAACLDPLLELFAQDFQMVTTGGALVGREQVQQLFRTGLGKRPGLQIRLSDLHCVWQEGQCAAIRYKEIQRLDSLETARLSLAIIRVQDNSVQWLYLHETTCP, encoded by the coding sequence ATGCCCAACTCGATCATTGAACAAGCGCAACACAGCGTGCAGCGGATTCACCAACTGATTCACCGCGTCTTCAGCAACCAGCAGGGGGACGCCGCGGCCTGCCTCGACCCCTTGCTGGAACTGTTCGCCCAAGACTTCCAGATGGTCACCACCGGCGGCGCCCTAGTGGGCCGCGAGCAGGTGCAACAGCTGTTTCGCACGGGCCTGGGCAAGCGCCCGGGGCTGCAGATCAGGCTCAGCGACCTGCATTGCGTGTGGCAGGAAGGCCAGTGCGCGGCGATCCGCTACAAGGAAATCCAGCGCCTGGACTCGCTCGAAACCGCGCGCCTGTCCCTGGCGATCATCCGTGTCCAGGACAACTCGGTGCAGTGGCTGTACCTGCACGAAACCACCTGCCCCTGA
- a CDS encoding MFS transporter, protein MTDRYKVAVVFLLGFFIDCVNIFMSAVALPSIASHLQVSSAAVAWVANAYILGLTLVIAISTWLAARFGNRQVLCASMLLFSGAGLMCGLADSFMSLVFWRLLQGMAGGLLIPLGQALTFNLFQGVQRARISTLVMAVALLAPALSPTLGGAIVDHSSWRWVFFASLPLSLLAALLSWCWINPEPTAPADRPDLRGLLLMSASLGGLLLGMSLYGSGYPLYQAAPSLGAGLFLAECYRRHCQTRARPIVELRLLKNPRLSLSVAIYHAIPGIFTGVNLLSLFFLQEHLHLSARHSGMFMLLYAAGALLAMLAGGRFYNRLGATRLFATALVLHSAGIATLCGVDSTADLPLLALAYLLMGLGGGAGANTAQTTALLDFDGADTHQASVIWNINRQVAFSLGAAWLLMLYNLLLGYSDATGAYHLSLLLAAAAGLLPLLTLNRLPSMKASHAQLDH, encoded by the coding sequence ATGACTGACAGATACAAAGTGGCGGTGGTATTTCTCCTCGGGTTCTTTATCGACTGCGTCAACATCTTCATGTCGGCGGTGGCCCTGCCCAGCATTGCCAGCCACTTGCAGGTGTCCAGCGCCGCCGTGGCCTGGGTCGCCAACGCCTACATCCTCGGCCTGACCCTGGTCATTGCCATCAGCACCTGGCTGGCCGCACGCTTCGGCAACCGCCAGGTACTCTGCGCCTCGATGCTGCTGTTCAGTGGCGCGGGGCTGATGTGCGGACTGGCCGACAGCTTCATGTCGCTGGTGTTCTGGCGGCTGCTCCAGGGCATGGCCGGCGGTCTGCTGATTCCCCTGGGGCAGGCACTGACCTTCAACCTGTTCCAGGGCGTGCAACGGGCACGAATCTCCACCCTGGTGATGGCCGTGGCCCTGCTGGCGCCGGCGCTTTCACCGACGCTGGGCGGAGCGATTGTCGATCACAGCTCCTGGCGCTGGGTGTTCTTCGCCAGCCTGCCGCTGTCGCTGCTGGCGGCCCTGCTGTCCTGGTGCTGGATCAACCCTGAACCCACGGCGCCCGCGGATCGACCGGACCTGCGCGGCCTGCTGCTGATGAGCGCCAGCCTGGGCGGCCTGCTGCTCGGCATGTCGCTGTACGGCAGCGGCTACCCGTTGTATCAGGCGGCGCCGAGCCTGGGCGCCGGGCTGTTCCTGGCCGAGTGCTACCGGCGCCATTGCCAGACCCGTGCCCGGCCCATCGTCGAACTGCGACTGCTGAAAAACCCGCGCCTGAGCCTGTCGGTGGCGATCTATCACGCCATTCCGGGGATCTTCACCGGGGTCAATCTGCTGAGCCTGTTCTTCCTCCAGGAGCACCTGCACCTGAGCGCCCGGCACAGCGGCATGTTCATGCTGCTGTACGCCGCCGGCGCGCTGCTGGCGATGCTGGCGGGCGGGCGCTTCTACAATCGTCTGGGCGCCACGCGGCTGTTCGCCACGGCCCTGGTGCTGCACAGCGCCGGCATCGCCACTTTGTGCGGGGTCGACTCGACTGCCGATCTGCCGCTGCTGGCGCTGGCCTACCTGCTGATGGGCCTGGGCGGCGGTGCCGGCGCCAACACCGCGCAGACCACTGCCCTGCTGGACTTCGACGGCGCCGATACGCACCAGGCCAGCGTGATCTGGAACATCAACCGGCAGGTGGCATTCAGCCTCGGCGCCGCCTGGTTGCTGATGCTCTACAACCTGCTGCTGGGGTACTCCGATGCCACCGGCGCCTATCACCTGAGCCTGTTGCTGGCGGCTGCAGCCGGTCTGCTGCCGCTGCTGACCCTGAACCGACTCCCCTCCATGAAGGCCTCACATGCCCAACTCGATCATTGA
- a CDS encoding beta-ketoacyl-ACP synthase III, whose protein sequence is MHNVVISGTGLFTPANSISNEELVESFNAYVHQFNSDNAAAIERGEVQALTESNAAFIEKASGIKSRFVMDKDGILDPQRMTPRLPERSNDEWSVLCQMAVAAAEQALQRAGKTAADIDGVIVACSNLQRAYPAIAIEVQAALGIQGFGFDMNVACSSATFGIQAASNCVQLGQARAILMVNPEVCTGHLNFRDRDSHFIFGDAATAVIIERADLATSPHQFEIVSTKLLTQFSNNIRNNFGFLNRAAEEGVGARDKLFVQEGRKVFRDVCPMVAELIAAHLEENQLNVSDVKRFWLHQANLSMNHLIVKKLLGREASVEEAPVILDTYANTSSAGSVIAFHKYQDDLASGSLAVLSSFGAGYSIGSVLLRKR, encoded by the coding sequence GTGCATAACGTCGTCATCAGCGGCACCGGCCTGTTTACCCCGGCCAACAGCATCTCCAACGAAGAGCTGGTGGAGTCCTTCAACGCCTACGTCCATCAGTTCAACAGCGACAACGCCGCCGCCATCGAGCGCGGTGAAGTGCAGGCCCTGACGGAATCCAACGCCGCGTTCATCGAAAAAGCCTCGGGCATCAAGAGCCGCTTTGTCATGGACAAGGACGGCATCCTCGATCCGCAGCGCATGACGCCGCGCCTGCCGGAGCGCTCCAACGACGAGTGGTCGGTGCTCTGCCAGATGGCCGTGGCCGCCGCCGAACAGGCCCTGCAACGGGCCGGCAAGACCGCCGCCGACATCGACGGGGTGATCGTCGCCTGCTCCAACCTGCAGCGCGCCTACCCGGCCATCGCCATCGAAGTCCAGGCCGCCCTGGGCATCCAGGGCTTCGGTTTCGACATGAACGTGGCCTGCTCCTCGGCGACCTTCGGCATCCAGGCCGCCAGCAACTGCGTGCAACTGGGCCAGGCCCGGGCGATCCTGATGGTCAACCCGGAAGTCTGCACCGGGCACCTGAACTTCCGCGACCGCGACAGCCACTTCATCTTCGGCGACGCCGCCACCGCGGTGATCATCGAGCGCGCCGACCTGGCCACCTCCCCGCACCAGTTCGAGATCGTCAGCACCAAGCTGCTGACCCAGTTCTCCAACAACATCCGCAACAACTTCGGCTTCCTCAACCGCGCCGCGGAAGAGGGCGTCGGCGCCCGCGACAAGCTGTTCGTCCAGGAAGGCCGCAAGGTGTTCCGCGACGTGTGCCCGATGGTGGCCGAGCTGATCGCCGCGCACCTGGAAGAGAACCAGCTCAACGTCAGCGACGTGAAGCGCTTCTGGCTGCACCAGGCCAACCTCAGCATGAACCACCTGATCGTCAAGAAGCTCCTGGGCCGCGAAGCCTCGGTGGAAGAGGCGCCGGTGATTCTCGACACTTACGCCAACACCAGTTCGGCGGGGTCGGTGATTGCCTTCCACAAGTACCAGGACGACCTGGCCAGCGGCTCCCTGGCGGTGCTCAGCTCCTTCGGCGCCGGTTATTCGATCGGTAGCGTCCTGCTGCGCAAGCGTTGA
- the hrpA gene encoding ATP-dependent RNA helicase HrpA — translation MTSESPAIDQLLKNLDHAMLADRHRLRRQLLELRKKPDEAKLAQWLERMQASCNLVTARRDSVPPIRYDDSLPIAAKRDEIKEALLKHQVLIIAGETGSGKTTQLPKICLEIGRGQHGLIGHTQPRRIAARSVASRVAEELATPLGSLVGYQVRFEDQSDSSTLIKLMTDGILLAETQNDRYLERYDTIIVDEAHERSLNIDFLLGYLKTLLPRRPDLKVIITSATIDLERFSKHFDNAPIVEVSGRTFPVETWYRPLTLEQDEEGNRVEDDLTVDQAILATLDEIAAYERSERRSPGDVLVFLPGEREIRDAAEMLRKAQLKHTEILPLYARLSPAEQQRIFQSHPGRRVVLATNVAETSLTVPGIRYVIDSGTARISRYSYRAKVQRLPIEAISQASANQRKGRCGRVEPGICVRLYSEEDFLGRPEFTDPEILRTNLAAVILQMLHLRLGEITAFPFIEPPDGKAISDGFNLLQELSAVDRNSQLTPLGRQLARLPVDPRMGRMLLEAAKLGSLQEVLIVASAMSIQDPRERPPERQQAADQAHAQWKDVDSDFAGLVNLWRGFEEQRQALSASPLRNWCRKNFLNYLRLREWRDSHRQLSLICRDLQLSLNKEPADYPKLHKAVLVGLLSQIGQKTEDGDYLGARQRRFWIHPSSGLGKKRPQWLMTAELVETTKLYARMVAKIEPDWIEPLAGHLVKKNHFEPHWEKKRGQVVAYEQITLFGLIVVGRRPVHYGPVDPVVSRELFIREALVRGEIQSKAKCLSANTQLLEQLDALEAKARRRDILADEETLFAFYDARLPAEIHQTATFDSWYRVHSQKNPQLLIMREEDVLAREASEVTAKQYPDTLHIGDLELALSYHFEPNHPRDGVTLRVPAPLLPALPAERLEWLVPGLIEAKCIALVRNLPKALRKNFVPVPDFVKAALQRMVFAEGSLPQALGRELLRMTGARVSDEAWSEAEQQVESHLRMNLEIVDAQGKFLGEGRDLAELTARFAEASQAALAVPQTAKSQQPVEARVFAAVAEKTQQKIAGLSMTVYPALVEEAGTVKEGRFSTAAEAEFQHRRALQRLLLQQLAEPAKFLRGKLPGLTELGLLYRELGRVDALVEDILLASLDSCILDGEATLPRDGAGLASLAERKRGAWTEHAERLARLTLEILKLWHGLQKRFKGKIDLAQAVALNDIKSQLANLVYPGFVRETPALWHKELPRYLKAVELRFEKLGSQVQKDRVWSSELAGLWSQYQTRAQKHAQEGKRDPQLELYRWWLEEYRVSLFAQQLGTKVPISDKRLSKQWSQVEA, via the coding sequence ATGACTTCCGAATCGCCTGCAATCGACCAACTGCTGAAAAACCTCGATCACGCCATGCTCGCCGACCGCCACCGCTTGCGTCGGCAGTTGCTTGAGCTGCGCAAGAAGCCCGACGAGGCCAAGCTCGCCCAGTGGCTGGAGCGGATGCAGGCGTCGTGCAATCTGGTGACGGCGCGGCGCGACAGCGTGCCGCCGATTCGCTACGACGACAGCCTGCCGATCGCCGCCAAGCGCGACGAGATCAAGGAGGCGCTGCTCAAGCATCAGGTGCTGATCATTGCCGGCGAGACCGGCTCGGGCAAAACCACCCAGTTGCCGAAGATCTGCCTGGAGATCGGTCGCGGCCAGCATGGCCTGATCGGCCATACCCAGCCTCGGCGGATCGCCGCCCGCAGTGTTGCCAGCCGGGTCGCCGAAGAACTGGCCACGCCTTTGGGTTCGCTGGTGGGTTATCAGGTGCGTTTCGAGGATCAGAGCGACTCCAGCACCCTGATCAAGCTGATGACCGACGGCATCCTGCTGGCGGAAACCCAGAATGACCGCTACCTGGAACGCTACGACACGATCATCGTCGACGAGGCCCACGAGCGCAGCCTGAACATCGACTTCCTCCTCGGTTACCTCAAGACCCTGCTGCCACGGCGCCCGGACCTGAAGGTCATCATCACCTCGGCGACCATCGACCTGGAGCGCTTCTCCAAGCACTTCGATAACGCGCCGATCGTCGAAGTCTCCGGCCGCACCTTCCCGGTGGAAACCTGGTATCGCCCGCTGACCCTGGAGCAGGACGAGGAGGGCAACCGGGTCGAGGACGACCTCACGGTGGATCAGGCGATCCTCGCCACCCTGGATGAAATCGCCGCCTACGAGCGTAGCGAGCGGCGCAGCCCCGGGGACGTGCTGGTGTTCCTGCCCGGCGAGCGGGAGATCCGCGACGCCGCGGAGATGCTGCGCAAGGCCCAGCTCAAGCACACCGAGATCCTGCCGCTGTACGCGCGCCTGTCGCCGGCGGAACAGCAGCGCATCTTCCAGTCGCACCCTGGCCGCCGTGTGGTGCTGGCGACCAACGTCGCGGAAACCTCGCTGACCGTGCCGGGCATCCGCTACGTGATCGATAGCGGCACCGCGCGCATCAGCCGCTACAGCTACCGGGCCAAGGTCCAGCGCCTGCCCATCGAGGCGATTTCCCAGGCCAGCGCCAACCAGCGTAAAGGCCGTTGCGGCCGGGTCGAGCCGGGGATCTGCGTGCGCCTGTACAGCGAGGAAGATTTCCTCGGCCGTCCGGAGTTCACCGATCCGGAAATCCTGCGTACCAACCTGGCGGCGGTGATCCTGCAGATGCTCCATCTGCGCCTGGGGGAAATCACCGCCTTCCCGTTTATCGAGCCGCCGGATGGCAAGGCCATCAGCGACGGTTTCAACCTGCTGCAAGAACTCTCGGCGGTGGACCGCAACAGCCAGCTGACGCCGCTGGGCCGGCAACTGGCGCGCCTGCCGGTGGACCCGCGCATGGGCCGCATGCTGCTGGAAGCGGCCAAGCTCGGCAGCCTGCAGGAAGTGCTGATCGTCGCCAGTGCGATGTCGATCCAGGACCCACGCGAGCGTCCGCCGGAGCGTCAGCAGGCCGCTGATCAGGCCCACGCGCAGTGGAAAGATGTGGACTCGGACTTCGCCGGGCTGGTCAACCTGTGGCGCGGTTTCGAAGAGCAGCGCCAGGCCCTGAGCGCCAGCCCGTTGCGCAACTGGTGCCGCAAGAACTTCCTGAACTACCTGCGCCTGCGCGAGTGGCGCGACTCGCACCGGCAACTGAGCCTGATCTGCCGCGACCTGCAACTGAGCTTGAACAAGGAACCAGCGGACTACCCGAAACTGCACAAGGCTGTCTTGGTGGGGCTGCTGAGCCAGATCGGCCAGAAGACCGAAGACGGCGATTATCTGGGGGCTCGTCAGCGGCGTTTCTGGATTCACCCGTCCTCGGGCCTGGGCAAGAAACGCCCGCAATGGCTGATGACCGCCGAACTGGTGGAAACCACCAAGCTCTATGCGCGCATGGTGGCCAAGATCGAGCCGGACTGGATCGAGCCCCTGGCCGGCCACCTGGTGAAGAAGAACCACTTCGAGCCCCATTGGGAGAAGAAGCGCGGCCAGGTGGTGGCCTACGAGCAGATCACCCTGTTCGGGCTGATCGTGGTCGGTCGCCGGCCGGTGCATTACGGCCCGGTGGACCCGGTGGTGTCCCGCGAGCTGTTTATCCGCGAGGCCCTGGTGCGCGGCGAGATCCAGTCCAAGGCCAAGTGCCTGAGCGCCAACACCCAGTTGCTGGAGCAGCTCGACGCCCTGGAAGCCAAGGCCCGGCGCCGCGACATCCTGGCGGACGAGGAAACCCTGTTCGCCTTCTACGACGCACGTTTGCCGGCGGAGATCCACCAGACCGCGACCTTCGACAGCTGGTACCGGGTGCACAGCCAGAAGAACCCGCAACTGCTGATCATGCGCGAGGAAGACGTGCTGGCCCGCGAGGCCAGCGAGGTCACTGCCAAGCAGTACCCGGACACCCTGCATATCGGCGATCTGGAACTGGCCCTGAGTTATCACTTCGAACCCAACCATCCCCGCGACGGCGTGACCCTGCGGGTGCCGGCGCCGCTGCTGCCGGCGCTGCCCGCCGAACGCCTGGAATGGCTGGTGCCGGGGTTGATCGAGGCCAAGTGCATTGCCCTGGTGCGCAACCTGCCCAAGGCCCTGCGCAAGAACTTCGTGCCGGTGCCGGACTTCGTCAAGGCGGCCTTGCAGCGCATGGTCTTCGCCGAAGGCTCCTTGCCCCAGGCCCTGGGCCGCGAGCTGCTGCGCATGACCGGCGCGCGGGTCAGCGACGAAGCCTGGAGCGAAGCCGAACAACAGGTGGAAAGCCACCTGCGGATGAACCTGGAAATCGTCGACGCCCAGGGCAAGTTCCTCGGCGAAGGCCGTGACCTGGCCGAACTGACCGCGCGTTTTGCCGAAGCCAGCCAGGCCGCCCTGGCGGTGCCGCAGACCGCCAAGAGCCAGCAGCCGGTGGAAGCCCGTGTGTTCGCCGCGGTGGCGGAAAAGACCCAACAGAAGATCGCCGGGCTGTCGATGACGGTGTATCCGGCGTTGGTCGAGGAGGCGGGGACGGTCAAGGAAGGGCGTTTCTCCACTGCTGCCGAAGCCGAGTTCCAGCACCGCCGGGCCTTGCAGCGCCTGCTGTTGCAACAACTGGCCGAACCCGCCAAGTTCCTGCGCGGCAAACTGCCGGGGCTGACCGAGCTGGGCCTGCTGTACCGCGAACTGGGCCGGGTCGATGCGCTGGTGGAGGACATTCTGCTAGCCAGCCTCGACAGCTGCATCCTCGACGGCGAAGCCACGCTGCCTCGGGATGGCGCGGGGCTGGCGTCCCTGGCCGAGCGCAAGCGCGGCGCCTGGACCGAGCACGCCGAGCGTCTGGCGCGCCTGACCCTGGAGATCCTCAAGCTCTGGCACGGCCTGCAAAAACGCTTCAAGGGCAAGATCGACCTGGCCCAGGCCGTGGCCCTCAACGACATCAAGTCGCAGTTGGCGAATCTGGTGTACCCGGGCTTTGTCCGGGAAACCCCGGCCCTGTGGCACAAGGAACTGCCGCGCTACCTCAAGGCGGTGGAACTGCGTTTCGAGAAACTCGGCAGTCAGGTGCAGAAGGACCGGGTCTGGAGCAGCGAACTGGCCGGTCTGTGGAGCCAGTACCAGACCCGGGCGCAGAAACATGCCCAGGAAGGCAAGCGCGATCCGCAACTGGAGCTGTACCGCTGGTGGCTGGAGGAGTACCGGGTGTCGCTGTTTGCCCAGCAGTTGGGGACCAAGGTGCCGATTTCCGACAAGCGCCTGAGCAAGCAATGGAGCCAGGTCGAAGCCTGA
- a CDS encoding anti-sigma factor family protein has protein sequence MLTCKEQVARSSDYLDGQLSFRERLMVRHHLLFCPNCRRFIRQMRLLQATLRVLPEPPLEGLDDLAERLATQRNKDV, from the coding sequence ATGCTGACCTGTAAGGAACAAGTGGCACGTTCCAGCGATTATCTCGATGGTCAGTTGAGCTTTCGCGAGCGCCTGATGGTGCGCCATCACCTGTTGTTCTGCCCCAATTGCCGGCGTTTCATTCGGCAGATGCGCCTGCTCCAGGCCACCTTGCGGGTGTTGCCGGAGCCGCCCCTGGAGGGTTTGGATGACTTGGCCGAGCGTCTGGCGACGCAACGCAACAAGGACGTTTGA
- a CDS encoding putative porin yields the protein MRLASTKTAAALCGGLLLAMSVPASAAVDAKLLDMLKANGSISQAQYVELQAELAKDQKAQQIAQQAQQETNEQVAAAAKKANELSAFDQKLAWAAKTQFKGDVRIRQETVKIDGEANNGGRDKDRQRIRARLGAYSEINPQVDTGIRIATGGGDDARSTNQDMDNYFDKKQIWLDLGYIDYHPDAVKNLHVIGGKMLQPWVSMGDVIWDSDINPEGLAVTYKYPLGGSAELFGSLGNYTLKDNVDGEGVQFRHDLRLTAGQLGSRFALTDNLKLTLGGSVYAYQNDKDSRCTGTSTPCALAVNGNSADNQFRLYEGFSQIDIGGLPMPLSFYGQYVKNNDAVNDQDTAWLLGAKSKVFGFNLDYNYRDVQRNAVVGAFTDSDFANGTTGSRGHKFKVGYDIDKNFALGATYFLTKADYSSRTQRDANTNTLQLDAEAKF from the coding sequence ATGCGTCTTGCTTCCACGAAAACCGCGGCAGCCCTGTGTGGCGGCCTGTTACTGGCCATGAGCGTGCCCGCCAGTGCTGCGGTCGACGCCAAACTGCTCGACATGCTCAAGGCCAACGGCTCGATTTCCCAGGCGCAGTACGTTGAACTGCAAGCCGAACTGGCCAAGGATCAGAAGGCCCAGCAAATCGCTCAGCAAGCGCAGCAAGAAACCAATGAACAAGTGGCGGCGGCGGCCAAGAAAGCCAACGAGCTGAGCGCCTTCGACCAGAAGCTGGCCTGGGCGGCCAAGACGCAGTTCAAGGGCGACGTTCGAATCCGCCAGGAAACCGTCAAGATCGATGGCGAAGCCAACAACGGCGGCCGCGACAAGGATCGCCAGCGCATCCGTGCTCGCCTGGGCGCCTACAGCGAGATCAACCCGCAGGTGGACACCGGCATCCGCATCGCCACCGGCGGCGGCGACGATGCCCGCTCCACCAACCAGGACATGGACAACTACTTCGACAAGAAACAGATCTGGCTGGACCTGGGCTACATCGACTATCACCCGGACGCGGTCAAGAACCTGCACGTGATCGGCGGCAAGATGCTGCAACCCTGGGTCAGCATGGGCGACGTGATCTGGGACAGTGACATCAACCCAGAAGGCCTGGCCGTCACCTACAAATACCCACTGGGCGGCAGTGCCGAACTGTTCGGCAGCCTGGGTAACTACACTCTCAAGGACAACGTCGACGGCGAAGGCGTGCAGTTCCGTCATGACCTGCGCCTGACCGCCGGCCAACTGGGTAGCCGCTTCGCCCTCACCGACAACCTGAAGCTGACCCTCGGCGGCAGCGTCTATGCCTACCAGAACGACAAGGACAGCCGTTGCACCGGCACCTCCACCCCTTGCGCCCTGGCGGTCAACGGCAACTCGGCCGACAACCAGTTCCGCCTGTACGAAGGCTTCAGCCAGATCGACATCGGCGGCCTGCCGATGCCGCTGTCGTTCTACGGCCAGTACGTGAAGAACAACGATGCGGTGAACGATCAGGACACCGCCTGGCTGCTGGGCGCCAAGTCGAAGGTCTTCGGCTTCAACCTCGACTACAACTACCGCGACGTGCAGCGCAATGCCGTGGTCGGCGCCTTTACCGACTCCGACTTCGCCAACGGCACTACCGGTTCCCGCGGTCACAAGTTCAAGGTCGGTTACGACATCGACAAGAACTTCGCCCTGGGCGCGACCTACTTCCTGACCAAGGCCGACTACTCCAGCCGCACCCAGCGCGACGCCAATACCAACACCCTGCAACTGGACGCCGAAGCCAAGTTCTAA